Proteins co-encoded in one Juglans regia cultivar Chandler chromosome 16, Walnut 2.0, whole genome shotgun sequence genomic window:
- the LOC108993458 gene encoding uncharacterized protein LOC108993458, with protein sequence MAVPSALPSSEGPARGDGGALSYVQIVSKVATPSAFKVPMRYPVDVDGEPGFVFTEPEMSKAADDFRFAIVLKFVWMRPTIDDIRLVIIKSWGLLEILTVSMMDDYHVLVKMQTERDFVHGWAREGRLIAGSVFRLFRWTKDFDLQKESTLAPQWIFLPGLPLHMYRADFLQILATRFGRFLGIDNATLHRTRAWGLECEVRYERPGFYCTKCCRQGHTSVVCRASEEVVRKGRDVAKGVGRKIWQEIPKQKSLQAVPGVGLKEVQKEDGVAMEVVNGKEVVVTRDETETIFRGERVNIEMKMVEEPCEEEEVVEQPSIQMLREVEVARGDGSDMDLILVDAYKSPRSGGRGQAAMVSAVLAMECHLQPVIVEEPPDSYGTDVEEEANVLDLAKNKGYDSDSVSQ encoded by the exons ATGGCGGTGCCCTCTGCCCTTCCTTCATCGGAAGGGCCTGCTAGAGGAGATGGAGGGGCTCTGTCTTATGTTCAGATTGTTTCGAAGGTGGCGACACCCTCAGCGTTCAAGGTCCCTATGAGATACCCAGTGGATGTGGACGGGGAGCCTGGTTTCGTTTTTACGGAGCCAGAGATGTCGAAGGCTGCAGATGATTTTCGTTTTGCTATTGTTCTGAAGTTTGTGTGGATGAGGCCTACGATTGATGATATACGATTGGTGATTATTAAGTCATGGGGTTTACTGGAGATTCTGACTGTGAGTATGATGGATGACTATCACGTTTTGGTGAAGATGCAGACTGAAAGGGATTTCGTGCATGGTTGGGCACGAGAGGGTCGGTTGATTGCTGGATCGGTTTTCCGATTATTTCGATGGACAAAGGATTTTGATTTGCAGAAAGAATCAACGCTAGCGCCCCAGTGGATTTTTCTGCCAGGCTTGCCTCTTCATATGTATCGGGCGGATTTCCTACAAATTCTAGCAACAAGGTTTGGACGGTTTTTGGGGATTGATAATGCTACGTTGCATAGAACCAGAGCTTGGGGGCTCGAATGT GAGGTTCGGTATGAAAGACCTGGATTCTATTGCACCAAGTGCTGCCGTCAGGGTCATACGTCAGTTGTGTGTCGAGCTAGTGAAGAGGTTGTGCGTAAGGGACGTGATGTGGCAAAAGGGGTGGGGAGAAAAATATGGCAAGAGATTCCTAAACAGAAGAGTTTGCAAGCGGTTCCAGGAGTTGGGTTGAAGGAAGTCCAGAAGGAAGATGGGGTTGCAATGGAAGTAGTGAATGGGAAAGAGGTAGTAGTTACTAGGGACGAAACAGAGACAATTTTTAGAGGAGAGCGAgtgaatattgagatgaaaatggTGGAGGAGCCATGTGAGGAAGAGGAGGTGGTCGAGCAACCTTCAATCCAAATGTTGCGGGAGGTTGAGGTTGCTCGGGGGGATGGTTCTGATATGGACTTGATTTTAGTTGATGCTTATAAATCACCGCGTAGTGGGGGTCGTGGTCAAGCTGCGATGGTCTCTGCGGTGCTTGCTATGGAGTGTCATCTACAACCGGTTATAGTAGAAGAGCCACCAGATTCGTATGGTACTGATGTGGAAGAGGAAGCAAATGTTCTTGATTTGGCCAAAAATAAAGGATATGATTCTGACTCTGTTTCGCAATAG
- the LOC118344791 gene encoding uncharacterized protein LOC118344791, with protein sequence MDDFNLCIDHCGLVELNYHGNPLSWCNGQEGVARKWARLDRYGPSPFRFQKMWCTHGSFQKLVEETWKQPTLGSGMVKLAAKLKRLKMELRIWNKSSGFLGEIEADYIVTKLEIDIWEKREESRLAQLAKNKWLKEGDQNSKFFHAVVSQHRRGSVISHMSLADGTMLDSAEKVHLGVVEYFTNFLTDMPQIEHADLSPLVGLEISEEDNSSFCHRPSEEEVKEAVFSIPEHSSPGPDGYGSSFYISCWHIVKEEVVEAARDFFAGSLLPRFYTSSYIVLILKVLDPKSFEKFRPISLCSVAYKIFSKILVKRLTGFLPRLISAEQGAFIPGRSIFENITLAQEMVHALKRKIVGGNVMVKLDMAKAYDRVHWDFLLNVLSSFGFSEKFCSLVKECVASPWYSVMMNGAYKGFFKSKRGLRQGDPLSPYLFILMQEVFSRLLRKEFDEGRIGKYYHPRGAPLVSHLLYVDDILIFLNGEKRSQRRLGYTLACYERWSGQRVSKEKSAIFFSPKISATRQRGLVRLTGFAFGSFPVMYLGVPLVCASLKAVHLDHLVAKFQAKVAGWKARLLSQRGRLVLLKHVLTSMASHCLAVMNVPQQANGRGWVGFEEFSGNSKSDAYEIGLAYFVGGFIVGSVHGFEVRKRTACFVDVDTPSLKIKDVWVGNTWDGDMLQQLIGEELAEEVMREIGAGRTGQDILIWKPTVGGKFTIASAWELIRVRGVYHGWMDWIWSKYLPKKILVCMWRARFNLLATDTKVQTRGVVMASKCNYCHTPQTETLDHVLATGEITEQVWHCASLAPGIGVQTRTWAHRVEAWMACAKRGTQKGIRNPLQVAWLKPPMGWWKLNVDGSCRGNPGNCGGGGVLRDHRGRMIAGFSAHYWFGTNNEAELRALLQGVRLCKEMNCLNVIFECDSKVVVDWVKKRGCNLWYLWDYWDALLQELDRVQFLVVHQFREGNKAADFLARKGEEGLTRMFLPVVLDPRSKLGLLTFHLKKVHDEFRAEELVLSVKQVLKDLYVEYNAEFGSTTSTQEHVPPPTSRIMNDGDGKRETK encoded by the exons atggatgattttaacttGTGTATTGATCACTGTGGTCTAGTGGAGCTGAATTATCATGGTAATCCTCtttcatggtgtaatgggcaggaGGGGGTTGCACGAAAGTGGGCAAGGCTTGACCG GTATGGGCCTTCTCCGTTCCGGTTCCAAAAAATGTGGTGTACTCATGGTTCATTTCAAAAGTTGGTAGAGGAGACATGGAAACAGCCTACGTTGGGTTCGGGAATGGTTAAGCTGGCTGCAAAATTGAAGCGACTTAAGATGGAGCTGAGGATATGGAATAAATCG TCCGGTTTCTTAGGAGAAATTGAAGCCGATTATATTGTCACTAAATTGGAGATTGATATTtgggagaagagggaggagagTCGTCTAGCCCAATTAGCAAAGAATAAGTGGTTAAAAGAAGGTGATCAGAATTCGAAGTTTTTCCATGCAGTTGTATCACAGCATAGGCGTGGTTCGGTTATTTCGCATATGAGTTTGGCAGATGGGACTATGTTGGATTCAGCAGAGAAGGTGCACTTGGGGGTGGTGGAATATTTCACTAATTTCCTTACAGATATGCCGCAGATTGAACATGCAGATCTTTCTCCTCTTGTGGGATTGGAAATCTCCGAGGAAGATAACTCCAGTTTTTGCCACAGGCCTTCAGAAGAGGAAGTGAAGGAGGCCGTTTTCTCGATTCCAGAACATAGTAGCCCTGGTCCGGATGGGTATGgttcttctttttatatttcttgttgGCATATTGTGAAAGAAGAGGTGGTCGAGGCCGCAAGGGATTTTTTTGCGGGTTCTCTATTACCAAGGTTCTATACTTCGtcttatattgttttaattctGAAAGTGTTGGATCCcaagagttttgagaaattcagGCCAATAAGTCTATGTTCTGTGGCTTACAAGATTTTTTCGAAAATCTTGGTGAAGCGGTTGACGGGTTTTCTGCCTAGACTAATTTCGGCTGAACAGGGGGCATTTATTCCGGGtcgtagtatttttgaaaacataactcTTGCTCAAGAAATGGTTCATGCGTTGAAGAGGAAGATAGTTGGAGGTAATGTGATGGTAAAGTTGGATATGgcaaaggcatatgatagggtgcattgggattttttattaaatgttctGTCTAGCTTTGGCTTTTCAGAAAAATTTTGTAGCTTGGTGAAGGAATGTGTGGCGTCCCCTTGGTATTCGGTGATGATGAATGGAGCttataaaggttttttcaagtcCAAGAGAGGCCTACGACAAGGTGACCCTTTGtcaccttatttatttattttgatgcaaGAAGTGTTCTCAAGGCTTCTTCGGAAAGAATTTGACGAGGGTCGTATTGGGAAGTATTATCATCCTAGAGGGGCACCGTTGGTGTCTCATCtgttatatgtggatgatattctgatttttttgaatggcgAAAAAAGATCTCAAAGACGGTTGGGGTATACTTTAGCATGTTACGAGCGTTGGTCTGGCCAACGGGTTAGTAAAGAGAAGTCGGCAATTTTTTTCTCGCCAAAAATTAGTGCTACGAGGCAGCGTGGGTTGGTACGTCTTACGGGGTTTGCATTTGGGAGTTTTCCAGTTATGTATCTGGGGGTGCCGTTGGTTTGTGCAAGTTTAAAAGCTGTTCACCTTGATCACTTGGTTGCAAAATTTCAAGCTAAGGTGGCGGGGTGGAAGGCAAGGCTTCTGTCGCAAAGGGGGCGTTTGGTTCTTCTTAAACATGTTCTTACTAGTATGGCGTCCCATTGTTTGGCTGTGATGAACGTCCCTCAA CAAGCCAACGGAAGAGGGTGGGTTGGGTTTGAGGAATTTTCTGGAAATTCAAAAAGCGATGCATATGAAATTGGCTTGGCGTATTTTGTCGGTGGATTCATTGTGGGCTCGGTTCATGGCTTCGAAGTACGAAAGAGGACAGCATGCTTCGTTGATG TTGATACaccttcattaaaaattaaagatgtaTGGGTTGGGAATACTTGGGACGGTGACATGCTTCAGCAGCTAATTGGTGAGGAGTTGGCGGAGGAGGTGATGAGGGAAATTGGTGCAGGGCGCACTGGGCAAGATATCTTGATCTGGAAACCTACTGTTGGGGGAAAGTTTACAATAGCTAGCGCATGGGAGTTAATCCGTGTGAGAGGAGTTTATCatggttggatggattggatatGGAGTAAATATTTGCcaaagaaaatattagtttGTATGTGGAGAGCACGATTTAATTTATTAGCAACGGACACTAAGGTGCAGACTCGTGGAGTTGTTATGGCTTCAAAGTGTAACTACTGTCATACTCCACAGACCGAAACTCTAGATCATGTGCTTGCTACTGGGGAGATTACAGAGCAGGTTTGGCATTGTGCTTCACTAGCGCCGGGCATTGGTGTACAAACCAGGACCTGGGCGCATCGGGTGGAAGCTTGGATGGCGTGTGCTAAACGAGGAACGCAGAAGG GGATACGTAATCCACTGCAAGTTGCTTGGTTAAAACCACCTATGGGATGGtggaaattaaatgtggatggaagTTGTCGTGGCAATCCAGGGAATTGTGGTGGGGGTGGGGTGTTGCGGGACCATAGGGGGCGGATGATAGCAGGATTTTCTGCTCATTACTGGTTCGGAACGAACAATGAGGCTGAGTTAAGAGCTTTACTTCAAGGGGTCCGGCTTTGTAAAGAGATGAATTGTCTAAATGTTATTTTCGAGTGTGATTCTAAGGTAGTGGTTGATTGGGTGAAGAAGCGAGGTTGTAATttatggtatctttgggattattgggatgCTCTCCTTCAAGAATTAGATAGAGTTCAATTCTTAGTGGTGCATCAATTTAGAGAAGGTAACAAAGCAGCGGATTTTTTGGCAAGGAAAGGTGAGGAGGGTCTCACTAGGATGTTCTTACCTG ttgtgcttgatccacgaaGCAAGTTAGGACTTCTTACTTTCCACTTGAAGAAAGTTCATGATGAGTTTCGTGCTGAGGAGTTGGTGTTGAGTGTGAAACAGGTATTGAAAGATTTGTATGTGGAATATAATGCGGAATTCGGTTCCACCACGAGTACCCAAGAACATGTGCCCCCTCCGACATCTAGAATCATGAATGATGGTGATGGCAAGCGTGAGACCAAATGA